A stretch of DNA from Mugil cephalus isolate CIBA_MC_2020 chromosome 12, CIBA_Mcephalus_1.1, whole genome shotgun sequence:
gaatgtttctgtccttgatgtgagtaatgtaatgtaacagttgtttatgttcagttgtCAATTACCTTGTAGAAAATCCTCCATAGCTTCAACATAGGATACTGTGACAGGTTACGTAATGGACCACACTGTAGAGTCAATGAGTTAGAACAATGATGTAATGGGCCTCCTGAGTTGAGATCCTTGGAGGGTCCAGCAATCTGATAAAAACTTTCCACAGCCTCAAACAATTCAAAATTTGTAGGTGGACATACACCAAGTGAATTTCAAGATCAGGtatctgtgaatgaatgaatacttaGAGCAGGTTGGTTTTAGGGAAATTTGAATGATTATTTATGTTCACTTGTTACACATTCTGTTTTATCATTGAACATTAAGGTTTTACAAATACTAATGGATGATGATGAGTTAAATGTTACTTATATAATTCTTGATGGGTACGTAGAAATGgacaaatacagatatttatactttttaattatgtttacACTATATATTCTAATAATCTGCAGCAATTCTACTATTGTGTACCTTATCTGGATACATAAAAACCTCCATGAGCCTATGTACATTTTCATTGCAGCTTTGCTACTGAACAGTGTTCTTTACAGCACTGCTATTTATCCAAAGCTCCTGATTGACTTTTTATCTGAAAAACAGGTCATCTCATATTCTGCCTgcctctttcagttttttttgttttactttttcgGAACAACAGAATTCTTTCTCTTGTCAGCTATGTCCTACGATAGATATGTGTCTATATGTAAACCTCTGCAATATCCAAATATCATGACAAGAACTAATGTGAGTATGTTCTTGGTTATAGCTTGGCTTATACCTGCTGGTCATATTGCTGTTCCTGCAATACTGACGgcagaaacaaaactgtgtGACTTAAATTTAAAAGGAATATTTTGTAACAACGCAATCTATGATCTTCATTGTGTAAAATCAAGATCTATTTCTATATTTGGTGCAGTCATTTTATTAGATCTTGTAGCatttcctctgctcttcataGTTTTTACATACACCAGGATACTTATAATAACCTACAGATGTTCTAGAGAAGTCAGGAAGAAAGCTGCAGAGACCTGTTTACCACACCTGTTGGTCATGATCGTTTTCTCCATTTTGTGTGCATATGAAGGAATCATAGTACGGGTGGTACCTAATTTTCCAAGAACTGAACGTTTCCTGATGACGTTACAAATAATTCTGTATCACCCTCTGTTTAATCCATTTATA
This window harbors:
- the LOC125017771 gene encoding olfactory receptor 142-like — its product is MDDDELNVTYIILDGYVEMDKYRYLYFLIMFTLYILIICSNSTIVYLIWIHKNLHEPMYIFIAALLLNSVLYSTAIYPKLLIDFLSEKQVISYSACLFQFFLFYFFGTTEFFLLSAMSYDRYVSICKPLQYPNIMTRTNVSMFLVIAWLIPAGHIAVPAILTAETKLCDLNLKGIFCNNAIYDLHCVKSRSISIFGAVILLDLVAFPLLFIVFTYTRILIITYRCSREVRKKAAETCLPHLLVMIVFSILCAYEGIIVRVVPNFPRTERFLMTLQIILYHPLFNPFIYGLKMKEIFKHLKRLFCPAKLI